The Pseudomonas saponiphila DNA window TGGTGGATTGCAGACCATTCTGGGCGCGGTGTTGATGGCCGTGGCTTATTACAACCCCTTTGGCTTCCTGACCGGGCCTGCTGCGTCGTTCCTGATGATGACGGGAGTCAGCATGGCCATGGGCGGTGTCATGCAAATGCTGGCTCCCTTGCCCAAGGGGCTTGCCGCCCAGGACAGCCCGGAAAGCCGCTCCAGCTATAGCTTTAACGGGCCAGTCAACACCAGTGCCCAGGGCAATCCGGTAGGCCTGCTTTACGGTCAGTTGACCATCGGCAGCGCCGTGATCAGTTCCGGCATCTACGCCGAAGATCAACTTTAACTCCTCCTGTCTTCAACCTGCCTGCCGTTGCGCGGGCCTTATTTCGCCTGA harbors:
- a CDS encoding tail assembly protein, whose amino-acid sequence is MGLAVERQKMQTVLLSGSLARMFGREHRVAIAGGFKEVMGYFRQFPGFERYMLQSADKGLRFAVFNGRRNLSETDIHQPLGKEVIRIAPVLSGSKRAGGLQTILGAVLMAVAYYNPFGFLTGPAASFLMMTGVSMAMGGVMQMLAPLPKGLAAQDSPESRSSYSFNGPVNTSAQGNPVGLLYGQLTIGSAVISSGIYAEDQL